Within Acidimicrobiales bacterium, the genomic segment CCTCCGTCCTCGTACCAGAAGGGGTGGCTTCGGGCATCACCATCTCCTCTCGTAGCGGTTCCGCAGGTAGATAGCCAATCCGTTCATGAGGAGCACCATCACGAGCAGCACCAGACCCGCGGCGGCTGCCAAGTCGTGCCATCCCCGCGACGCAGGGAGGCGCGCCCAGGCAAATATCACCATGGGCATAGCGGTGAAACGCCCGGAGGTGATCTGCTCCCAGAATCCGTCTGCTCCGACGAAAAACACACCGGACACTGCGCCCACCACGACCAGTGGAGCCGCCTCGCCTGCGGCGCGGGCCAGAGCGAGCACCGTCCCCGTCAAGATCCCCGGGACGGCAGATGGGAAGACTTGGTGTCTCACCACCTCCCATTTGGTAGCACCCAGGGCCAAGGCAGCCTCCCGTATATCTGACGGGACCGCCCTTATCGCCTCTTGAGCGGTGATGATCACTATGGGAAGAACCAGCACCGCCAGAGTGAGGCCGCCCGATATGACTGTACGACCACCCGTCAGTCCGCCGGTGCCGCCGTCACCCAGACTCCTGACGAACAAGGCGAGTCCCAACAGGCCGTACACGATCGACGGCACGCCGGCGAGATTGCGAACGTTCGTCTCCACGAACCGTGTCAATCGCGAGCGACGAGACGTGTATTCCTCGAGATAAATGGCGGCTCCGACCCCGAGCGGGAACGCAGTGACGGCGACGATCATCGCCAGCATCAAGGTGCCTTTTATGCCCTGCCAGACGCCGGCTTCGGCCGGGTTCGATGCCAGCCCGGTGGTGAGGAACTCTGCCGGGCGGCCCGATACCACCGGCCAAGCGTCCACGATCATCTTCCAGATCAACACACCCAGAGCCATGAGCGACAATCCCAGGCCGACCACCAAGGCGAGCTCGAACACCAGGGAACCTATGTGCAGACTCTGCCTGTGCACGAGGGCCGACCTTGCCTCGCCGGACAAGACGGACCCGGATCGCGCGGGCGAGACCTCCTGGACGCCTTCGACGGTGGTCCCGCTCATGTGCGGTTACCCCCGCTGATCAGTGGATAGTCCATCAGTATCGCTCCCTGATCCTCCGGACGAAGAAATCTCCGACGATATTCAAGATCAAGGTGAGAAAGAACAGCAGCGCACCCACGAAGAACAAGCTCTGGAAGGCGAGCGAATCACCCTTCACCTGATCGGTCCCCGCCCCCAGAGCAGCCATGGCCGCCGTGAGGGTCTGACCGGGGCGCAAGAGGTCGAACGAGAACAAGGAACCTCCCGTGGCGCCGGACGCTATGGCCACCACCATCGTCTCACCGATCGCACGCGACACCCCCAGCACAAGAGCCGCAGCTATGCCCGATATCGCAGCAGGGATCACGACCCTCGAACAGACCACGACCTTCCTCGCGCCGAGGGCATACGCTGCCTCTCTCAGGGCCCGTGGAACGGCACGCATCGCGTCTTCGGAGACCGAGGCGACGAGGGGCACCGTCAGGATCCCCACTCCGATCCCGGATGCGAGAAGGTTGAAGAAAGAAGCCTCCGACCAGATCCTCTGGACGATCTCGGGGGTGATGAAGCTGATGGCGAAGTATCCGACCACGACGGACGGTATCCCTGCCAGAAGTTCGAGCGCGGGTTTGAGCACACCCCGGAGTCTCGGGGACGCGAACTCGGAGAGATATATCGCCGAACCCAAGCCGAGCGGCGTCGCGACCGCCATTGCGACACCCGTGACGAGCAGGGACCCGACCAACAGAGTCCGCAGGTCGTACATCCCGCGACGGGGGAACCACCCCTGATCGATGAGCGCTCCTTTGTCGACCGCTCCGAAGAAGCTCCAAGCGTCTCGCAAGAGGGTCACGAGTATCGCGACGGTGACGAGCACGGATGCCCCTCCGGCGATGGTGAAGGCGACCCTGGCCCCGATGTCACGACGTCGCCTCGACGCGTGGGAGGGCGACCGGAGGAAAGCTCCGGTCGCCCTCACCGTCGACACTTCCCCGGCGACGGCGTCAGGCCTCACGCGTACCGACCTCGCGGTCCTTCCACACCTGGCGCGTCTTCTCGATCTCCGAGTCCTCGAGCATGACGTACCCGACCTCCTTCACCGAGGAGATCCCCTCGTCCGAGAGGTACAGGTCCACGTAATCGACGACGCTCTGGTTCTCCTCTGCGCGTGCCTTGTTCACGTAGATGAACAGCGGCCTGGCAATCGGGTAGCTCCCGTCGGCGATCGTCGAGTCCGACGGTTCCATGCAGCCATCGCCACCGTCCACCGGCAGCGCCTTCACCGCGTCGGGGTTCTCGACCACGAACGCATAGCCGACCCACCCGAGCGAAGTCGGAGAACCCTGGACACCCTCGACGATGACGTTGTCGTTCGGCGAGGCCTGATAGTCGGGCCTGGGCGCAGCTTCCTGGCCCCGCTTCTCCGCTATGTCCTCGAGCACCAGCTCGACGAAGGAGTCGAAGGTACCAGACTCCTCGCCCGGCGCGGTCACCGACAAAGGTGCGTCGGGATACGGGGCGTGCGACTTGCCGAATTCGTCACCTAGCTCTTTCGCCAACTCCTCCGCGAGCCCGTTGGCATCGGACCACTTCTCGAAGCCGGTCGACTCCGGACCCAGCAGTGCGTAGAGGTCGAGGAAGCTGAGGCACTCGATCGCGTCGTTCTCCGTGGACGTGATCACGGAGAGTCCGTCGATCGCCACCTTGAGCTCGATGAACTCGATGCCGTTGGATTCGCACTTCTCGGCCTCTTCGGGCTTGATGGGACGAGACGCGTCGGTGATGTCAGCCTGCCCTGCACAGAAGATCTCGAACCCGTCGCCGGTGCCCGGACCGTCCACCGAGATGGCCACGTTTGGGTTCTTCGCGGCGAACTTCTCGGCCACGGCAGACGAGATGGGTTCCACCGTCGACGATCCGGTCACGACCACCTCGCCGGCGGTCTTGCCGTCGCTCTTCGCGTCACCACCGTTCTCTGCCGTCGTCGCGTCGGTCGCCGCGTCGTCGGTGCGTTCGGCACCGCCCTCGGAATCCGAGCCGCCGCACGCCGAAAGCAACATGGCCGCTACCACTGCGCCGGCCGCGAACCGCGGCAAGAGCGGCGACGGCGCACGTCTCCCGCCACCGATGGACCTGCTGTTTCTCTTTCGCATCAGTTTCATGGCACGCACGCTAAGGGTGCAGGGTTACCCGCCAACGATTCTGAGGTGAACGGATGGTGAACATAAGAGTAAGCTTTCCCCGAAGAGATCGCCCACCCTCGAGTACACCCTCCAGTACCGTCACCCTCCCTCGGCCAGGTCCAATCCCTCGATGTGCCCCGGCGACTCCGCCTCGGCCGACGGAGGACACCACCTCGGATCGGTCCGCAGCGTCGCCGGGACCTCCATCTGGGGAGTTGCCTCGATCGGAGCCGAAGCGGGGCCCGGATCGATCCGCCCGTTCTTGGCCAGGTCTTCTGCCGACTGCCTCAGGTACTCCTGACTGTCGAACGAGGAAGCGCACGGCACGGGGGACCACACACCCTCGGCGTCCAGCTCCCAGGCGTTCACGTCGTCCGACAGAGCCGCCGTCAGGATCGTCGACAGTCGGTCACACAGCTCGGGTGACTCCACCGGGACCATGATCTCGACACGGTGGTCCAGGTTTCGCGGCATGATGTCCGCCGAGCCCAAGAGGTAGAGAGGCTCCCCGGGGCTTCGGCCGTTTGCGAAGTACCAGATCCTCGAGTGCTCGAGGAAGCGTCCGACGATCGATCGGACCCTGATGTTTTCCGACAGGCCGGGTACCTGAGGTATCAGGCAGCAGATGCTCCTGATTATGAGGTCGATCTGCACACCGTGACGTGAAGCTTCGTAGAGCAGGTCGATGATCTGAGCATCGGTGAGATTGTTGGCTTTGATCACGATCCGGCCATCCTCGGCGTCCATCTCCTGCCGGATGAGTCTCTGGAGCCCCTTGCGCAGGTTCTGCGGAGCCACGAGGAGCTTCTGACAGGCCGGATGCTTTGCGAAACCGGTGAGGTAGTTGAAGAGGTGGGACAGGTCGTCCGCTATGGCGGCGTCGCACGTGAGCAGACCCAGGTCCTCGTAGCTCCTCGCCGTGGCCGGGTTGTAGTTACCAGTACCTACATGGCAGTAGCGGACCAGTCCATCCGACTCCTCTCGCACGACCAGAGCGGCCTTCGCGTGGATCTTGAGGTCGGGGAACCCGTATGCGACGTGGCAGCCCGCGTTTTCCAACTCCCTCGCCCACTCGATGTTCGCCGCCTCGTCGAAGCGCGCCTTCAACTCGACGAGCACCGCGACCTGCTTACCCGCCTCGGCGGCACGGGCCAGAGCGGCGACTATGGGGCTACCGCCGGACGTCCTGTAGATGGTCGACTTGATGGCCAGCACCTTGGGATCCGTCGCCGCACGCGAGAGGAACTCTTCGGTGGTCTCCGAGAAGGACTCATAGGGATGATGCACCAGAAGGTCCTGACGACGGATCACCTCGAAGATGTCGGCCTGCTGGACGAGCAGGTGTGGAGTTACCGGCTTGAAAGGGGCGTACTTGAGCTCGGGTAGGTCCAGCTGAGCGAGTTGCATGAGGTCGCTCAGACCCAGCGGGTCCCGGCATACGTAGACGTCCTCCGGCCCTATCTGCAACTCTCGCTGCAACAGCTCGACGACGCCCTCGTCGTAGTTCGGGGCGATCTCGAGTCGGACGGCTCTCCCGAACCGCCTGCGTCGGACCTCCAACTCGACGAGTTCCAGCAGGTCCTCCGCCTCTTCTGCGTCGAAGGTGAGGTCGGTGTTCCTGGTGACGCGGAACGGGACGGTGCTGGCGATCTCCATGCCCGGGAACAGCAAGTCGAGGTTCGCCGCGATGAGCTGCTCGAGCGGCACGAACTTGCGCAACCTACGCGACTCCCCCACCCCGACGAAGCGGGGGAGGTTCGTCGGTACCTTCACCCTGGCGAATCGCCGCTCTGAGGTCTGCGGGTCCCCGACCATCACCCCGAGGTTCAGGGAGAGGTTGGATATGTATGGGAACGGGTGTCCCGGATCGACCGAGAGCGGAGTGACGATTGGGAACACCCGCTCCCGGAAGAAGCGCCTCGACCACTCCAGCTCGGCTGGTTCCAGCGTCTCGTGATCACAGATGGAAACCCCGTGGGCTTCCAGTTCGGGCCTGACGGACTCGAGGAACACCTCCTCCGCCTGCCTGGACAGAGATCCGACCTTCTCCCGGATCAGGGCGAGCTGTTCGCTTGCGCTGAGCCCGTCCGGAGAACGGACCTCGAGACCGGCTTCGACCTGATCCTTCAGACCCGCGACGCGCACTTGGAAGAACTCGTCGACGTTCGATGCGAATATCGCGAGGAACTTCACCCGCTCGAGAAGTGGAACCCGCGCCGAGGAAGCCAACGCGAGCACGCGTGCGTCGAAGTCGAGGTCCGAGAGTTCGCGGTTCAGCTGGGTGCTCTTACGGCGAGCCGACCTCCCCCCGACGCTCTCTTCACCTACCCCAGGACTCCCCCCTTTCACCGACCGCTCCTCCACGCCGGCCTCCTCACGACATTCCGCCAGGTCGTATCGTGTCCGTCAAGCGGAGCCGGGTTGTTCCTCTGGATACCCGAGGTCCCACTCCACGAGGATGTTCTCCCGTTCTGCATCCCTGTTCACCCGCTCCCTGTTTCGGCGGAACTGGGGGTCGTGAGGTGGCAAGAGGAGGAGGCGTGCGTGTGCCCTGTCGGCGAAGGCCTCCACCAGTCCGCTGTCCCCGGATATGTGCCTGATCTCCCAGTGGGGCGCCACGGGCCCCGTGTACACGATCTTCACGTGTGCCCTCGGCGCCTGTCGCTGCTGAAGTGCTGTGTCTGTCAACGGCTCCTCCGATTCTTCGGTCTCGTCTCGCGTGACGGATGGGTCCATCCGAAGCCTAGGGGGAGGACCGGCCCACACCGGCCGACCGGTCAGTCACCCGACTCGCCTGCCCTGCTGCCCAATCGGACTCTCAGCGTCTCGCGGCGTCCACGTCTGTCGACGACGACCTCCACCTCGTCACCTACCTGGTGCGCCGCGACGGCGGAGGCCAGGGCGGACGGGTCGTCCACGTCCTCACCGTCGAACTCCAAGATCACGTCGCCTTCCTGCAGACCCGCCTCCTCCGCGGCCGAGTCCTGGACGATCTCGACGATCGCCACACCACGGTCTGCCCTGACGCCGAGCTCCTCGGCCCGTGCGACCGTGAGGTCGCGCACTGCTACCGTGGCGACCCCGAGGAACGCCGTGTCGGCGTTCACCTCCCCCCGACCCGCGCGAAGGTCGTCGATCAGCGGTTTCACCGAGTCGATGGCGATGGCGAACCCGATGTTCTCGGCTCCCTCGAGGATCGCGGTGTTGATTCCGACGACTCGCCCGGAGGCATCGACGAGCGGCCCTCCCGAGTTGCCGGGGTTTATGGCGGTGTCGGTCTGGATGAGGTCTCGGAGAAGCAGACCGCCGGGAGCCTCGATGGATCTTCCGAGTGCCGACACGATGCCCTTGGTGACACTCGGCGTCCCGCCAAGCCCGAGCGCGTTTCCGATGGCCACGACGTCGTCGCCTACCTCGAGCCTCGACGACTCGCCGAGCTCCGCGGGGACCAGGCTCTCTGCGTCGGGGATGCGCAGCATCGCGATGTCACGATCGGGGAAGGCCCCGACGAAGGTGGCAGACCGCTGGCTTCCGTCGTGTAAGACCACCCTCACCCGGGGGGCCGCGGAGACCACGTGGTTGTTGGTGAGCACCAGACCGTCTTCCGAGACGATCACACCGGTGGCTGCGCCGGTGGGGTCTTCGTCGTCGGAGAGACGCGTCTCGATAGAGACCACGGACGGACGCATCTTCTCCACCACTGCGCCTACGTCCAGTGATACTCGGCTCGCCACCCGCTCTGCGACGCGACGGGACACGGCACGCTCCAGCTCGTCCCCGAAGACGAGAACGGCGAACCCCCCGACCAGCACGAGGAGCACCAGAACGGTCACAGCCCCGAGGACTGCAGAGGTCAGAGCCCCCGAAGGCGGCTGCAACTCCGGGACGTCGACCCGGACGTTGAGGTAGGCAGCCTGCGCTTCCCGCCCGGCCCATCCCCCGCCGGCGGCGCCGAGCTCACCCGGGGCGGGCCTGGGACCCGGACGAATGGAATCGAGGTCGCGGACGGGTGGCGACGTCTGTGGAGACACACCACTACCCCCCTCGGTGGAGGAATCGGTAGCGGAACCGCTCGTGACCTCCGGGTCACCGGGCGCGCTCGAAAGTTCCGTCGCCACGCTCACGAGGGTACACGTACCCTCCTCGTGGAGGCCCTCGCCCCTCCGAAACCTGCGAACGCGGGGTGAACGGATTTCTCTTGATCTCTTGACCGGATTTTTCGCGTCTCATCCCTAACAGTGATCGGCGACGTACGACGGTCGTAGCGACGCAGGACTCGACGAACAGCGGGTGACGAGCCGTGGAAAACACAGATTGGATGGCGGACGCGGCGTGTCGGGACGAACCTCCCGCCAAGTTCTTCCCCTCCGACGGGGTCGGGGTCGAGATCGCCAAGCGCGTCTGTGAGCGCTGCCCTGTGCGGGAACCGTGCCTCGAGTATGCGCTCCGCCACCGCATCGACCACGGCGTGTGGGGCGGCACGTCCGAGCGTCAGAGACGCCGTATTCTCCGTTCACGATCCGTCTCAGTCGAATGCGCGGGAGCCACTCTGGATACCTCGTACTGAGCGGACCTCGACGGCATGCTGAGCGGACCTGGACCGAAATGTCAGTCGACCAATGCAAGGCTCGCCGGATTCGCCCGCGCTGCAGCATCTAACGTGCGTAGTATTGCGGCTCCCTGTTGACACAACCCTCGACTACTGGTTCAATGTCTTGAAAGCTACGGCGGATATCCGGATCGGCTTGTTCGTTCCTCGGCCGCTCGGCGGGGTGCAACGTACAGGTCACCGGTGGGCGGATCACCTGACGTGGCTCTCCGGCCTGCAACCAGGTTCGTGCAACCGACCGAGGCGCCGACGCGTGCACTGCGCAGCAGCGCTGAAGCAGCCGAAAGTGAGCTGAGAGCAGAGCTCTGAGCCCACGGGCGCTAGGAGGTGTTGCGGTGAGGCGAAGCCGGAGAGCTCGTGTAAGACCCGTATCGCAAGGTCACGTCGGAACGTCCTCGTCGTTCGGCAGGCGTCGCCCGCTGGGAGCCGTGGTGGTGACGGTGTTGTTGTCGGCTCTGCTGATGATGGATGCGTCTCCGGCTTCTGCAACCCTGGAACCATCCGAGCCGACCGGTGAGCTGAAGATCTCCATGTCGTCGGTGACCGTGCGTGAGGGCGACGCGTTCAGGCCGCCCCGCCAGGTGTATGTGCCCATAGCCCTCTCCACCCAGCCACGCAACGTCGGCTTGTTGGACGTCGACCTCACCTGGCAGGTCACCGGCGGCACGGCGACCTCCGGATCCGACTATGCGACGCAGTCGGGCCCCGTCGACGTCCTCGTCGACGCATCGCAGACGCGCGTGCTCGTTCCGATAAGGGTGTTCGGCGACACGGTCGCCGAATCGGACGAGACCGTCGAGATCACGGTCGTATCATCGTTGGAGGGCGAGATACGCCAGGCGACGGGCACGTTGACCATCGTCGACGACGAGCCGGGTTTGTCGCTTCCGGTCCTCTCGGTGGGGGACATCACCGCAGACGAGCGTGACGCGACCGTCTACTCGGACGTGGGGATCCCGGTCGTGCTGTCGACGCCGGCTTTCGGCGACACGAGGGTCCTTTGGTGGGTCAGCTCGGCCGGCTCCATTTCTTTCCTCGACACGAGCGGAGAGGTGATCATCCCCGCCGGATCGACGTCTGCGCGCATCCCCTTGAGGGTGAAGGGTGACACGCTTCCCGAATCGGACGAGACTGCCGTGGTGAACATAACGACGAACAATCCGAACGTGGTCTTCGGAGACCTCACCGCGACGGTCACCCTTCGCAACGACGACGGAACCCTTCGGGCATGGGGCGAGAACGTCGGTAACGGGAGGCTCGGACTCGGTCACACGAGAAACAGGTGGACCCCGACACAGGTCGGCACCGACAGCGACTGGGTGCAGATCGCAGCAGGACGCGCCCATACGGTCGCCCTGAAGTCGGACGGGACGATCTGGGCGTGGGGTGACAACACCTTCGGGCAGTTGGGACAAGGCGACACCGACGACAGGCTCACCCCGACACGGGTCGGCACGGACAGCGACTGGGTGCAGATCGCAGCAGGCGAGCACCACGTCCTCGCCATCAAAGCGGACGGCACCCTCTGGGGATGGGGGGCCAACGGAACAGGACAACTCGGACTCGGCGACAGGACGGACCGCCTCTCGCCCACCAGGATCGGCACCGACAGCGACTGGGTGCAGGTTGCAGGAGGTCAGTTCCACACGTTGGCGCTGAAGTCCGGCGGGACGCTCTGGGCGACGGGTGGCAACTTCCACGGCGAGCTCGGGCTCGGCTTCACCAGCCCGTTCGAAGTCGGCCTGCAAGAGGTGCGCGGCGGGCGAAATCCTGGTGGTTTCGACGACGACTGGGCGTACGTCTCCGCCGGTTGGAATCACAGCCTGGCCATCAAGTCGGACGGAACACTATGGGCATGGGGACGTAACAGCTCCGGACAACTGGGGGTGGGCGACACCGCGAACCGAAACAGCCCGGCACCCGTCGGCGACGCCACGAACTGGGCCCAGGTCGCAGGCGGCGAAGGCCACACCGTGGCGGTGCGCTCCAACGGGACGCTCTGGGCGTGGGGGGCCAACGACTCCGGTCAACTCGGACAGGGCGACAGCGGTTCGGGCACCCAACGGCTGGCTCCGACCCGGGTGGGCACGGCCACCAACTGGACCCGCGTCGCGGCGGGCGCGGCGCACAACCTCGCGCTCCGGTCGAACGGCACGCTCTGGGCTTGGGGAGACGGCGGATTCGGAGCACTCGGGCTGGGCGACACCAGCGGTAGGACCACGCCGACCCGGGTGGGCAACGCCAAGACTTGGGTGCACGTCGCGGCCGGCTACTACCACAGCCTCGGTATCAGGACGAGCTGAGTGCTCTTCGCCGGACTCCGCAGGACGGGCGCGTGCGGGGTCCCCCCGAGGTGCAGGCCGACCGAGCAGACCTCGACCCGGCCGATCGCCCGGCCGACGGGAAGCCGCGACCCCGACCGAACCGGATCGGAACCCCAAGCGGGATCAGAACCCCAAGCGCCTGAGCAGGCTCCTCAGGTTCAGTTCTATGCGTTCGGTCCAACCGATCTGCTCTGATTCCGGCAGCGACGCCAGGCCCCTGACGGCCTCGTCACGGTCCGCCTCTCCCACGAGCGCGTAGACGGTTCCGCCGCGCTGGGCGACGTACACGGGCTCGCCCGACGGCCCGTCGGCGACGAACACCGACACACCACGTGTTTCGGCCCGAGCCCACACCTCACCATCGGGCCGGCGCAGCGAGCCACGCCACGCGAGCAAAGACAGCGCCTCGGGCTCCCCGCCGTAGCGGCCGTACCAGGCCGAACTCCATCTACCAAGGGCGGAGATACGTCTGCCGGCGAGCGTCCCTGGGAGCATACGCCGGGCCGCGTCGCGCTGACCCGCCTCTGCGACGCCAGACACCCGCGCAGACCAATCCTCGTGCACTTCGACGACCTCGCCCACGTCCACTCGCACGCTCGGCGTGGGAAGCGCCAACGCCATGCACACGGCCACGAGCAGACCGAACCCGACGGTGAGCAGGACCCACGCGCCCAACCTCGGCCTGCGCAGACGCGCCTCTATACGGTCGTAGAAGCCCTCCGGGGGTTCGACCTCGCCGAGCTCCCGCAGAGCCGCTCTGGCCACGGCGACTTCGGCGAACTCCTGCTGGCACCGATCACATCGAGCCAGGTGTGCCCTGGCGAGGTTCTCCTCGCGGGTGGTGAGCTCGCCGTCCAGCAGAGCGGATATCCGCCACTCGAGATGGGGGCCGTCGCCCTCGATCCACTCTGCGCTGCTCACCTGAGTGCACTCCTGAGCAATGCCCTGCCGCGGTGGATGCGCGAGCGCACGGTCCCGAGCGGCACCCCGAGCACTTCGGCGATCTCCTCGTACGACATACCCACCACGTCACAGAGGACGACCGCCGCCCGATAGTCGTCCGGCAGGCGACGCAGAGCCGTCTGCACGTGCTCCGGCAGTTTCGCTTCGTCCAGAGCCTGGTCTGCTCCCGCGGAACCTGCGATGGTCCGTTCCGCGTCCTCGGGCATCGGGTCCTCGACCCGTCGCTTCCGCCGCCGCATCTCGTCGAGGAAGATGTTCGTGGCGATCTTCGACAGCCAGCCGTGCAGCGAACGCGGCTCGTAACTGTTCAACCCACCCCGCACCCGCAGAAGCACCTCTTGCACCAGGTCCTGGGCTGCTTCCGGGTCGCCGCAGAGGCGATAACAGACGGTGTAGAGGAACCTGCCGTGGTCTCGCGCCACCTCCTCCCAGGTGGGTATCCGCTCGTCCGGCGACGAGGAGCCACTCTCGCTCCCCCGAGACGAGGCCTCCGATGCCGAGGTGACGGGCACCGATGGTCTT encodes:
- a CDS encoding phosphate ABC transporter, permease protein PstA — protein: MSGTTVEGVQEVSPARSGSVLSGEARSALVHRQSLHIGSLVFELALVVGLGLSLMALGVLIWKMIVDAWPVVSGRPAEFLTTGLASNPAEAGVWQGIKGTLMLAMIVAVTAFPLGVGAAIYLEEYTSRRSRLTRFVETNVRNLAGVPSIVYGLLGLALFVRSLGDGGTGGLTGGRTVISGGLTLAVLVLPIVIITAQEAIRAVPSDIREAALALGATKWEVVRHQVFPSAVPGILTGTVLALARAAGEAAPLVVVGAVSGVFFVGADGFWEQITSGRFTAMPMVIFAWARLPASRGWHDLAAAAGLVLLVMVLLMNGLAIYLRNRYERRW
- a CDS encoding phosphate ABC transporter permease subunit PstC produces the protein MRPDAVAGEVSTVRATGAFLRSPSHASRRRRDIGARVAFTIAGGASVLVTVAILVTLLRDAWSFFGAVDKGALIDQGWFPRRGMYDLRTLLVGSLLVTGVAMAVATPLGLGSAIYLSEFASPRLRGVLKPALELLAGIPSVVVGYFAISFITPEIVQRIWSEASFFNLLASGIGVGILTVPLVASVSEDAMRAVPRALREAAYALGARKVVVCSRVVIPAAISGIAAALVLGVSRAIGETMVVAIASGATGGSLFSFDLLRPGQTLTAAMAALGAGTDQVKGDSLAFQSLFFVGALLFFLTLILNIVGDFFVRRIRERY
- the ppk gene encoding polyphosphate kinase yields the protein MEERSVKGGSPGVGEESVGGRSARRKSTQLNRELSDLDFDARVLALASSARVPLLERVKFLAIFASNVDEFFQVRVAGLKDQVEAGLEVRSPDGLSASEQLALIREKVGSLSRQAEEVFLESVRPELEAHGVSICDHETLEPAELEWSRRFFRERVFPIVTPLSVDPGHPFPYISNLSLNLGVMVGDPQTSERRFARVKVPTNLPRFVGVGESRRLRKFVPLEQLIAANLDLLFPGMEIASTVPFRVTRNTDLTFDAEEAEDLLELVELEVRRRRFGRAVRLEIAPNYDEGVVELLQRELQIGPEDVYVCRDPLGLSDLMQLAQLDLPELKYAPFKPVTPHLLVQQADIFEVIRRQDLLVHHPYESFSETTEEFLSRAATDPKVLAIKSTIYRTSGGSPIVAALARAAEAGKQVAVLVELKARFDEAANIEWARELENAGCHVAYGFPDLKIHAKAALVVREESDGLVRYCHVGTGNYNPATARSYEDLGLLTCDAAIADDLSHLFNYLTGFAKHPACQKLLVAPQNLRKGLQRLIRQEMDAEDGRIVIKANNLTDAQIIDLLYEASRHGVQIDLIIRSICCLIPQVPGLSENIRVRSIVGRFLEHSRIWYFANGRSPGEPLYLLGSADIMPRNLDHRVEIMVPVESPELCDRLSTILTAALSDDVNAWELDAEGVWSPVPCASSFDSQEYLRQSAEDLAKNGRIDPGPASAPIEATPQMEVPATLRTDPRWCPPSAEAESPGHIEGLDLAEGG
- a CDS encoding hypothetical protein (possible pseudo, internal stop codon, frameshifted), with the translated sequence MRRSRRARVRPVSQGHVGTSSSFGRRRPLGAVVVTVLLSALLMMDASPASATLEPSEPTGELKISMSSVTVREGDAFRPPRQVYVPIALSTQPRNVGLLDVDLTWQVTGGTATSGSDYATQSGPVDVLVDASQTRVLVPIRVFGDTVAESDETVEITVVSSLEGEIRQATGTLTIVDDEPGLSLPVLSVGDITADERDATVYSDVGIPVVLSTPAFGDTRVLWWVSSAGSISFLDTSGEVIIPAGSTSARIPLRVKGDTLPESDETAVVNITTNNPNVVFGDLTATVTLRNDDGTLRAWGENVGNGRLGLGHTRNRWTPTQVGTDSDWVQIAAGRAHTVALKSDGTIWAWGDNTFGQLGQGDTDDRLTPTRVGTDSDWVQIAAGEHHVLAIKADGTLWGWGANGTGQLGLGDRTDRLSPTRIGTDSDWVQVAGGQFHTLALKSGGTLWATGGNFHGELGLGFTSPFEVGLQEVRGGRNPGGFDDDWAYVSAGWNHSLAIKSDGTLWAWGRNSSGQLGVGDTANRNSPAPVGDATNWAQVAGGEGHTVAVRSNGTLWAWGANDSGQLGQGDSGSGTQRLAPTRVGTATNWTRVAAGAAHNLALRSNGTLWAWGDGGFGALGLGDTSGRTTPTRVGNAKTWVHVAAGYYHSLGIRTS